In Nicotiana tabacum cultivar K326 chromosome 11, ASM71507v2, whole genome shotgun sequence, a single window of DNA contains:
- the LOC107786159 gene encoding cytochrome P450 77A1 isoform X1, giving the protein MDLLFTALAFLLLNLIFLFTRKNKSKNLNLPPGPPGWPVVGNLFQVAGSGKQFFEYIRELKPKYGSIFTLKMGARTMIIVSSADLAYEALIEKGPIFATRPSENPTRTIFSCNKFSVNAAIYGPLWRSLRKNMVQNMLSSSRAKEFRYCREIAMDKLVERIHADAKANNNVVWVLKNVRFAVFYILLAMCFGVEIDEKMIETVDQMMKDVLVELLPRIDDYLPILSLFVGYKQRKRVQEVRKQQIETLVPLIEKRRRAMQNPGSDKTSASFSYLDTLFDVKIEAGKKSGPTDPELVTLCSEFLNGGTDTTATALEWAVGRLIENPSIQKRMYEEIINTVGDRKVDEKDIEKMPYLNAVVKELLRKHPPTYFVLTHAVTEPVKLGGYDIPTDASVEFFSHGISHDPNIWSDPEKFDPDRFLSGREDADITGVTKVKMMPFGVGRRICPGLGLGTVHVNLMLARMVQEFEWSAYPEKSKVNFSEKLIFTVVMKNPLRAKVKPRM; this is encoded by the exons ATGGACCTCTTATTCACAGCTTTAGCGTTTCTTCTCTTAAATCTCATCTTCTTGTTCACGCgcaaaaacaaatcaaaaaacCTCAATCTTCCTCCAGGACCACCGGGTTGGCCGGTAGTCGGTAACCTTTTTCAAGTAGCTGGTTCTGGTAAGCAATTTTTCGAATACATTAGAGAACTCAAACCAAAATATGGCTCCATTTTCACACTCAAAATGGGTGCTCGTACTATGATTATTGTTAGCAGTGCTGACTTGGCTTACGAAGCTTTAATCGAAAAGGGTCCGATATTTGCTACCCGCCCGAGTGAGAATCCGACCCGAACCATTttcagttgcaacaagttcagcgTCAATGCTGCAATTTACGGGCCACTTTGGCGATCCCTTAGAAAAAACATGGTCCAAAATATGCTTAGTTCGAGTAGAGCGAAAGAGTTTCGTTATTGTAGAGAAATAGCTATGGATAAGTTGGTTGAAAGGATTCATGCAGATGCTAAGGCCAACAACAACGTCGTTTGGGTGCTGAAAAACGTGCGTTTCGCGGTGTTTTATATACTTTTGGCTATGTGTTTTGGTGTTGAAATAGATGAAAAAATGATTGAAACTGTTGACCAAATGATGAAGGATGTGTTAGTTGAGCTTCTTCCTAGAATAGATGATTATCTTCCTATATTGAGCTTATTTGTTGGGTATAAACAACGTAAGAGAGTTCAAGAAGTTCGCAAGCAACAAATCGAAACACTTGTCCCTTTGATCGAGAAACGTCGTAGAGCTATGCAAAATCCTGGGTCCGACAAGACTTCAGCCTCATTTTCATACCTAGACACTTTGTTCGATGTGAAAATTGAAG CAGGTAAAAAATCAGGACCAACGGATCCGGAACTTGTAACCTTATGTTCAGAATTCTTAAACGGCGGGACTGACACAACTGCAACGGCATTAGAGTGGGCCGTAGGGAGACTGATCGAAAACCCAAGCATACAAAAGAGAATGTACGAAGAGATCATAAATACAGTGGGTGATAGAAAGGTTGATGAAAAGGACATTGAGAAAATGCCTTACTTAAACGCCGTCGTAAAGGAACTTTTACGTAAACATCCTCCTACGTACTTTGTACTAACCCATGCAGTAACAGAGCCAGTTAAATTGGGCGGGTATGACATACCCACGGATGCTAGTGTCGAGTTTTTCTCACATGGGATCTCGCATGACCCGAATATCTGGTCCGACCCTGAGAAGTTCGACCCGGATAGGTTTCTATCAGGGCGAGAGGACGCTGATATAACAGGTGTGACAAAAGtgaaaatgatgccatttggtgtCGGGCGGAGAATTTGCCCGGGTTTGGGTCTGGGAACGGTGCATGTGAATTTGATGTTGGCCCGAATGGTTCAAGAATTTGAATGGTCCGCTTACCCGGAAAAGAGCAAAGTGAATTTTAGTGAGAAGTTGATATTTACTGTGGTGATGAAAAATCCTTTAAGAGCTAAGGTCAAACCAAGAATGTAA
- the LOC107786159 gene encoding cytochrome P450 77A1 isoform X2, producing MDLLFTALAFLLLNLIFLFTRKNKSKNLNLPPGPPGWPVVGNLFQVAGSGKQFFEYIRELKPKYGSIFTLKMGARTMIIVSSADLAYEALIEKGPIFATRPSENPTRTIFSCNKFSVNAAIYGPLWRSLRKNMVQNMLSSSRAKEFRYCREIAMDKLVERIHADAKANNNVVWVLKNVRFAVFYILLAMCFGVEIDEKMIETVDQMMKDVLVELLPRIDDYLPILSLFVGYKQRKRVQEVRKQQIETLVPLIEKRRRAMQNPGSDKTSASFSYLDTLFDVKIEGKKSGPTDPELVTLCSEFLNGGTDTTATALEWAVGRLIENPSIQKRMYEEIINTVGDRKVDEKDIEKMPYLNAVVKELLRKHPPTYFVLTHAVTEPVKLGGYDIPTDASVEFFSHGISHDPNIWSDPEKFDPDRFLSGREDADITGVTKVKMMPFGVGRRICPGLGLGTVHVNLMLARMVQEFEWSAYPEKSKVNFSEKLIFTVVMKNPLRAKVKPRM from the exons ATGGACCTCTTATTCACAGCTTTAGCGTTTCTTCTCTTAAATCTCATCTTCTTGTTCACGCgcaaaaacaaatcaaaaaacCTCAATCTTCCTCCAGGACCACCGGGTTGGCCGGTAGTCGGTAACCTTTTTCAAGTAGCTGGTTCTGGTAAGCAATTTTTCGAATACATTAGAGAACTCAAACCAAAATATGGCTCCATTTTCACACTCAAAATGGGTGCTCGTACTATGATTATTGTTAGCAGTGCTGACTTGGCTTACGAAGCTTTAATCGAAAAGGGTCCGATATTTGCTACCCGCCCGAGTGAGAATCCGACCCGAACCATTttcagttgcaacaagttcagcgTCAATGCTGCAATTTACGGGCCACTTTGGCGATCCCTTAGAAAAAACATGGTCCAAAATATGCTTAGTTCGAGTAGAGCGAAAGAGTTTCGTTATTGTAGAGAAATAGCTATGGATAAGTTGGTTGAAAGGATTCATGCAGATGCTAAGGCCAACAACAACGTCGTTTGGGTGCTGAAAAACGTGCGTTTCGCGGTGTTTTATATACTTTTGGCTATGTGTTTTGGTGTTGAAATAGATGAAAAAATGATTGAAACTGTTGACCAAATGATGAAGGATGTGTTAGTTGAGCTTCTTCCTAGAATAGATGATTATCTTCCTATATTGAGCTTATTTGTTGGGTATAAACAACGTAAGAGAGTTCAAGAAGTTCGCAAGCAACAAATCGAAACACTTGTCCCTTTGATCGAGAAACGTCGTAGAGCTATGCAAAATCCTGGGTCCGACAAGACTTCAGCCTCATTTTCATACCTAGACACTTTGTTCGATGTGAAAATTGAAG GTAAAAAATCAGGACCAACGGATCCGGAACTTGTAACCTTATGTTCAGAATTCTTAAACGGCGGGACTGACACAACTGCAACGGCATTAGAGTGGGCCGTAGGGAGACTGATCGAAAACCCAAGCATACAAAAGAGAATGTACGAAGAGATCATAAATACAGTGGGTGATAGAAAGGTTGATGAAAAGGACATTGAGAAAATGCCTTACTTAAACGCCGTCGTAAAGGAACTTTTACGTAAACATCCTCCTACGTACTTTGTACTAACCCATGCAGTAACAGAGCCAGTTAAATTGGGCGGGTATGACATACCCACGGATGCTAGTGTCGAGTTTTTCTCACATGGGATCTCGCATGACCCGAATATCTGGTCCGACCCTGAGAAGTTCGACCCGGATAGGTTTCTATCAGGGCGAGAGGACGCTGATATAACAGGTGTGACAAAAGtgaaaatgatgccatttggtgtCGGGCGGAGAATTTGCCCGGGTTTGGGTCTGGGAACGGTGCATGTGAATTTGATGTTGGCCCGAATGGTTCAAGAATTTGAATGGTCCGCTTACCCGGAAAAGAGCAAAGTGAATTTTAGTGAGAAGTTGATATTTACTGTGGTGATGAAAAATCCTTTAAGAGCTAAGGTCAAACCAAGAATGTAA